GTAAAGTCCAAATGTTCCTGATCTTTAGTAATATTAGGCGAGAAAACTACCTTTTCAGGATCTTGCTTGATCGGTTTAATATCACCACTCAAGATCTTAGGAATAGTATCAAGCAACAATTCACGTCCAACTATTGCTAATTTTTCAAACAAACTACCGTTATCATCAGTCTTTTCAATCGTTAGTTTCTCTTGACTGATGATATCGCCAGCGTCCATCCCTTTAACCATATACATAATGGTAATACCAGTCTCTTTGTCGCCATTGAGTAACGACCATTGAATTGGAGCTCCACCACGGTACTTTGGTAGTAGTGATCCATGGACGTTGATAGCGGCCACTTTGGCAGAATTCAAAAATGAAGTTGGTAAAAATTGGCCGTATGCAGCCGTAATAATTAAGTCCGCTTGCAGTTCCTTTAATTCAGCCACCTCTGGACTACCAGATAACTTGGCTGGTTGAAAAAGTTTAATATGCTCATCTTCAGCAATTAATTTAACCGGACTTTTTTGTAGCTTTTGCTTCCGACCAACTGGCTTATCTGGTTGAGTTACCGCTGCAATTATGTCATAACCTTCCTTAAGAAGTCCCCGAAATACCGTTGCGGAAAATTCTGGTGTTCCTAAAAATATAACTTTTGTCATTAAATCACCCTTTAATCTATATGTTGTGGTTCATTATCAATTGCAATCGTAAATCCTTTTTTGGCATCCGCCTGGGTCTCATTTAAAATTTCTAGTAATTTGTCATGCAATTTTGGTTCATGCTTATATTTTACAATAATTTGATAATAATATTTGTTTTGTTTACGTGAAATCATCGTGGGACTAGGACCAAGTAAGATAGCATCTTTAGACAGAGCTGTTTGTAACTGTTTCTTTAACCAATAACTCTGTTTCAATGTCTGACCTTCGTCTTTATTAGCCACACTGATCAAGGTTGTAAAATAATACGGCGTGTAATTGGATTGATGGCGGAGATACATTTCCTGTTTGAAAAATGTCTCGTAATCTTGCTTGGCGGCGTCCTTGATAGCATAGTGATCTGGATTAAAGGTCTGAATAACCACACGACCAGTCTTTTTAGCTCGACCCGCACGACCACTAACTTGTGTCAACAGTTGAAAGGTCCGCTCACTAGCCCTAAAATCAGCCAAACTCAAAGTGGTATCGGCATTGATTACACCAACTAAAGTAACATCTGGAAAATCCAACCCTTTAGCAATCATCTGTGTTCCTAATAGAATATCAGCTTGATGACTGCCAAATTTTTGAAGAATCTTAGCATGTGCGCCCTTTCTTCTAGTCGTATCAACATCCATTCTCAAAACTCGTGCTTCGGGAAATAGATCATTTAATTGCTGTTCAATATTTTGTGTGCCGGTTCCATAAAAACCAATTTTTTTACTTCTACAGTTAGGACAACTATTAGGAACAGGTTCTTCGTGACCACAATAGTGACACTTCATTTTGCCGAGATCCTTATGGTAAGTCAACGAAACATCACAATTTGGACACTTCAAGACAAATCCACACTCTCGACACATCATAAATGAAGAATATCCACGTCTATTTAACAAAATAATTGCTTGATCATGATTTTCTAGAGTTGCTTGCAAATTATTTTTCAATACTGGCGAAAAGTCACCTTTGATGGATGAATTTTCAGCGTCACGCATATCCACTATCTGTACATGTGGCAAATTCTGATTATTGATCCGTTTTTTCATCCTGATCAAGTGATAAACACCCTTTTCAGCTCGTGCTCTTGACTCCAGAGATGGTGTTGCACTTCCCAAGACAACGGGACAATGGTTAACTTTTGAACGCCACAACGCTACGTCACGAGCATTATAGCGTGGATTATCATCTTGTTTATAACTTGCTTCATGTTCCTCATCAATAATAATCAAGCCAATTCTTTGCAACGGGGCAAAAACGGCGCTCCGAGCTCCAACGACTACTTTAACATCTCCATTTTCAATTCTAGTCCACTCATCATATCGCTCACCACTGGACAAACCACTGTGTAAAACGGCTACTTGATTGCCAAAGCGGCCTACCACACGATTGACCATTTGTGGAGTTAAGGAAATCTCTGGAACTAACATTAAAGCTGTTTTATCTTGTTGCAAAGCTTTTTCAATTGTCTGTAAATAAACTTCGGTTTTTCCACTACCAGTAACACCTTCAATTAAAAAAGTTTCTGGCTGTTCCCTACTGATAGCCTGACCAATTTGATCAACAGCCACTTGTTGCTCATCAGTTAATTCTAACTTTGTAGTCTTTTCAGGATTAATTCCTTCCGGCTTACGTAATTTAGTTACCTCAACAATTTTTAACAACTTATTTTTTTCAGCCGTCTTTATTGCAGAACGTGCTATTCCAAAATTTTTCTGAAGCTCACTCATTTCAACCGGTAGATCATTTAAATGTTGTATTAAAAAATCCAATAATTTAACTTGTGATTTAGCATTCCCACGTAACTCATTTTTTGCTTCATGCAACTGAATTATATTCAAATCAGTCATAACTGCCTGACGTTTGATCTGTTGTGCCTTATTTTCGACCACATAACGAAGGTCAATTTTTTCATTCTTACGTAAACGATTGATCAAGCGAATTTGAGAATCGGTCAGAGAATTAGTGATTTCGAAAGTAGCTTGTCCTTGAAACAAATTTAAAACCTCTGGATCTGTCTTGTCCAACGGTATCGCATATTGTTTATACTTTGCGCGCATGACGCTTGGTAGCATTGTCTGCAAGCATGAGATTTGAAAAGAATAAGTCTTATCAGCTAACCAATACGAAAGTTGCAACATTTCATTAGATAAAACTGGCTTCAAATCAATCACACGTGAAATTGGTTTCAATTTTCCCTTGAAATCACTTTGATCCTTAGTTTTCATGACAAAACCTTGAATCTTCCTCTTGCCACGTCCAAATGGTACCTCGACACGCATCCCTGGAACCACTACATCATTCAGTGCTTCAGGAATTGAATATTCAAATGGTCTATTTGTCTGCATAGTAGGTACGTCTACAATTATCTCTGCTACTGTCATAAAAACCACCCATAAAAATAAATTTCTAAAAATAAAATAAAAAAGCCTCCACTAATTCAATAATCAGTGAAGGAATGATTTATTCGTCTTCTTCTTTTTTCTCTTCTTCAATCTTTTCAGCTTCTTTTTCAAGAAGAATTGAATTAGGATCAATTTCAATTTTATCGTCAGCAATTTCTTCAAGTGCACGACCGACTGTTCTTGGTGATTCGTACTTATTTAACAATTCAATATCACCATTTTCCAATTGGTGAGCACGCTTGGCAGCTAGAACTGCTAATGAGTAACGAGAATCAACTCGATCTAAAAGTTTATCAATTGATGGATAAATAATCATATTATCAATCTCCTATTATTTTTTTATATTTATCAATTACACGCGGCACTCTTAAGTGTTCGCTTCTAATTATACCTTCTATTTTTTCAACTGCATTAGGTATTTTATCATTTACGACGGCATAGTCATAGCTTGTCATCATTTCGATTTCGTTTTTAGCTTGAACCATACGTTTGTCGATAGTCTTTTCATCATCAGTTCCACGATTAGTTATACGATCTCTTAAGCTTGTCAAATCAGGTGGTGTAAGGAAAATAAACACACCATCAGGCATTTTTTCACGAACTTGCATCGCACCATTGACTTCAATCTCCAACAAAACGTCAATTCCAGCATCTAATTTCTGATTAACGTATTTTAGTGGTGTTCCATAATAGTGGTCGACATACTTAGCATACTCTAACATGCCGCCATTTTTTATTTCTTCTTCAAATTCCTCATTTGTTCGGAAATAGTAATCGACTCCATCGACTTCTCCAGGTCTCATTTGACGAGTAGTCATTGAAACAGAATAATCAAACTTGATTGATGAATTCTTCAGCATAGCTTTTCTAACGGTTCCTTTACCTACTCCTGATGGACCTGATAAAACGATTAACATTCCCCTTGTTGACATAATTAAATTATCCCTACTATCTATATAATATGGTATCTATCATGCAATAAAATCATATGATTTTCAAGGCTTTAAAACTTGTCAACACAAAAAAATTTAAGGAAATCAAAAAATAGAGTTGCTCTTTCGAACAAAGGTTCGTATAATAAAGATACAAACAAGTGTTCGGGGGATTTAAAAATGCAAGCAAAACAAGCATACAATCGTTTCACTACAAATTTAATCAATAATACCACTAACTTTATTAACAATAATTTTGATTTTAACATTGACAGTAATAAACAACTTCAAATTAAACAAATGCCTTTAATGCAATTAGAACTTTTCGCAGAACAGAGTTTTCAAAAAAAATCTTCTGTCATTATTACAATGTTAAACGATGAACGGTTTCAAGGCAAATTTATTTCACGAGTTAATCAAAATAAATACGTTTTTAAGGTAAGCGACGCCTTCTTTGAAATTGTTACACTCGATCGAATTAAATCAATTAATCTAGTCTAGTCGCTTCTGTTCGCCTTCAGCCAATTCTAATAATTCCTGCGCATGTTTTCTCGTTAAATCAGTGACCTTTGTACCAGCCAACATCAATGAAATAGCTTCAATTCTTTGGAGATCGTTAAGTAATGAAACTTTTGTTTCAGTTTTATCCTTAACGGTCTCTTTTTTGATTTCAAATTGAATATCACTCATAGCTGCAACTTGTGGTAGATGCGTGATACATAAAACTTGTAAGAACTGTGAAACCTTATATATCTTATCACCAATCGCCTGAGCCACACGACCACTGACACCAGTATCTATTTCGTCAAATACAATCGTCTCAACATTCATCTTTTCGGCGATAATAGCTTCAAAAGCCAAGATCACACGTGACAATTCACCACCAGAAGCTACCTTAACTAATGGCTTATAATCTTCACCAACATTAGTTTTTAAATTGAATTGGATTTGATCGATACCTTTATTTGATAAATTATCATCATCCAAGGATCTAAATGAAACGTCAAATTTAGCATCCGGCATATAGAGGTCCTTTAATTGATGATTAATTGATTTTTCTAATGCTGTTGCCGTTTTATGACGCTTTTTAGACAAAGATTTGCCTAATTCTAATAAATTAGCTTGAGCCTGCGCAATTTCTTGGGTTAATTTATCTTCAGTATCATCGTCTATATCAATCTTTTTTAATTCGTCGTGTGCTTTTTTATCAAATTCGATTACTTCATCTAAGGTAGGACCATACTTCTTTTTTAAATTATCCAAAGTTATCAGACGTTTTTGAATATTGTCTAAACGATTCTCGTCAAAATCCAAATTCTCCAATTGATCAGCAATCGTTGCGGCATTATCTTGCAATTGATAATAAGCCCCGTTGACGGAATCATACAATTCCTTATACGACTTATCGTAATCCATAATTTCTTCTAATTGATTCCGAACATTACCGAGCGCATCGACTACACCGACATTATTCTCAGATAATCCACGATAACTTTCCTGAAGTGCAGAGCTGATTTTTTCAAAGTTAGATAATTGATTCTTTTCATCCTCTAGCTTATCATCCTCGCCCTCTGTAACCTGAGCACTGTCAATATCTTCGATTTGAAATTTAAGCATGTCGATTCGTTGCGCTAAATTCTGTGAATTCTTTTGAATCATCCTTAAACGACTCTTTTTAGCTTGATAGGTCTCAAAGATTCGACCATATTCGACTAGATCCTGTTGAAATCCATCGTCAGCAAATCGATCCAAAATATTAATATGATTTTCCTCGTCTAATAATTCTTGCTGCTGATTTTGACCGTGAATTTCGACTAAAAATTTCCCTACTTGTCGTAAAACATTCGTCTTAACTAATTCATTATTAAGTCGACAAACATTTCGTCCCTTACGATTAATTTCTCGCTTAATGATAATCTGATTGTCATCGTGGACAATTCCATACTCGTCTAAAATAGCAAAAATAGGACTACTTGATCTAACTTCAAATAGTCCCTGCACATTTAATTGTTCTTGTCCCGTTCTAATAAAATCAATTGAGGACCTGCTCCCCACTAATAAGCCTAAGGCGTCGATAATAATTGATTTACCTGCCCCAGTCTCACCAGTTAAAGCCGTCATCCCACTTTTGAAATCAATTTGAAGTTTATTGATGATTGCAAAATTATTGATTATTAGTTTTTTTAGCATTATCTCACCTATTTATTAAGATTTGCATATGCTGCTTCCATGGTCTTTTCAACTGAAACGCTATCCAAAATTTTACCTGCTTGTTTTTGTTCAGGCTTTTGAATATGCATCAAAAATTCAATATTGCCTTCTCCACCTTTGATGGGAGAAAAGTCTAATCCAGAAACGATAAAACCGGCTTCTTTAGCAAAATTAGTAATTTTTTCTAAGACCATTTTATGTACTTTATGATCACGGACAATTCCGTGTTTACCAACATTTTCTGGTCCAGCTTCGAATTGAGGTTTAATTAAACAAACAGCATCAGAACCAGGCAAGATAATATTAAACATTGGTGGCAAAATTAACTCTAAGGAAATAAATGACACATCTGTCATCGCAAATTGAGGTAGTCCTTCATGAAAATCATCGGGTTTACTGTAGCGGAAATTTACCCGTTCCATGACCACGACACGATCGTCTTTGCGCAATTTCCAAGCTAGTTGATTATAGCCTACATCCAAGGCGTAAACTTTTTGAGCACCATTTTGTAAAGCCACGTCAGTAAAACCACCAGTTGAAGAACCAATATCCAAACAAATCTTATCTGTCAGATCAATATCAAACGACTTCAAAGCTTTTTCTAGTTTATAGCCGCCACGACTGACGTACTTACTGTGGGCGTTTTTTGCCAAGTGAAAAATCGTATCCGGATCGACCTTTTCACCAGGTTTATCAAAGCGCAAGTTATCTTGATTATAAACTTCTCCCGCCATGACTGAGCGCTTTGCCTGCTCACGAGATTCAAATAAATTCTGTTCAACTAATAAAACATCAATTCTTTTTTTTGCCAATATGTGTCACCTATTCTTTGAAATAATCTAAAAAGCTTACCAATAAGTTCTTATCAAATTCAGTTTCCTTCAAAACAGAATTCAAGGCATCTTTTACCAAATCATTCAATTTTGTCTTTGTAGCTTCTTTACCAATCAAATTAGGAAAAGTATTTTTAGAGTTATCTTCCCCGTCATCAGCATCATTTAGGTCATCTTTTAATTGAAAAGCTAGACCAATATCATTAGCGTATTGAACTAAACGAGATGACAATTCATGATTAGCGCAAAATGCACCAATTGTAACTGCCGCTGTAATTAAATCGGCGGTTTTTTCTTTATGCAAAGTTGTTAATTCTTCTTCATTAAGAACTTTATTTTCCATAGTAATATCAGTCATTTGACCAGCAACCATACCCATGGGACCAGCATTGTGAGCTAAAATTCTAACGGCTGCCATACGTTTATCAGTATCCAAACTAGATTTAGCAATCCAATAAAAAGCCTGTGTCAACAATCCATCACCAGCCAAAACAGCTGGACCAACACCAAATTTTTTGTGATTTGCCAACTTACCCCGACGGTAATCAGAATCATCCATCTCTGGTAGATCATCATGGATCAAAGAGTAAGTATGCACTAATTCAATAGCTCCAGCTATATCATACATTTTTGATAAATTCTCTTGTTTAATACCACAAGAATAAGCTACGGCTAAAAACAACATTGGGCGAACTCTCTTACCACCTGCATCCAATGAATAAAGCATTGCATCTCTTAAGGTATCTTGTTTTATTTCTGTTCTTAACTTAGTATCTAAAAATTTATTGAAATCGGGTAACACTTGTTCACAAAAATCAGAGAAATTCTTTATTTCCATAATTAATCCTGATCCTTATCTTGATCTTTTTTAATATTGATCTCTTCGCCATCTTTAATCATAACTTTTGTAACAGTTTCCTCAGCATCACTGAGTGTCTTTTCTAGTTCTTTACTTAAAGTTACGCCTTTTTTAAATTTTTCCATGGCTTCTTCTAATGGAACATTACCCGATTCAAGATTGGTTACAATTGCTTCTAGATCAGCAAGATTTTCTTCAAAAGTTTTTTTCTTCTCAGCCATTCTTATCCTCACTTACTTCTTTGGTTACTAGCTTGACGTTACCATTTTTAACTCTCAGGTCAACCTCTTGGTCAACTTGATAATCTGTCACATCTCGTAAAACTTTACCCGATTTATCCACCGGAATCGCAAAACCACGGCTTAAAGTCTTAAGGGGGCTCAGAGAATCTAAACTAGCAACCTCACTATTAAATATATTACGATTTTTATTGATAACTTTGTTCACATTATTAATCAAAATCTGATATAAACGATTGACTTGATTCCCATAACTGTAGATTTGATCTCTGGGAGATGACTGTACCAAACGGTTAGCATATTGAATCAATTCTGTTTTAGATCTACTCAATGAGTTTGCAAAATTTTGTTGAAGTTTATCCTGTAAGTAGTCAACCTTTTGAAGATACACTTCGTATATTCGCTCAGGATGCTGTAAAAATACATTCTTAGCTAAAGAATCGACTCTATCCTTATAGTTACCAATAATCTTAGTTTGAGCATTGTAGAGCCTCATATTAAGATCCTGCAAATGAGCCAGGACATCTCGTAAAACAGGCGTAGCTAATTCAGCAGCAGCTGTTGGTGTGGCAGCTCTTAAATCAGCAACTAAATCAGCAATCGTAGTATCAGTCTCATGACCAACTGAACTAATAACCGGAATTTTACTTTGAACAATTGCTTGTGCAACGATCTCTTCATTAAAAGGCCACAGATCTTCAATCGAACCACCGCCACGACCAATAATAATTGTATCGTAATTTCCGTTCTCATTGATTCGTTCAAGTTGTTTAACAATCGTTGGTGCTGCCTCTTGTCCTTGAACCTGAGCAGGATACAAGACGATTTGAACTATTGGGAAACGTCTTTGTACTGTTGTCATAATATCATGAATAACCGCTCCGGACTGACTAGTAACCACTGCAATTCGTTTAGGAAATTGAGGGATCGCTTTTTTAGGCAAATCAAAGACACCCTGTTGTGCCAGTTTCTTTTTTAATTGCTCAAAAGCTAAATATAACGCTCCTAACCCGTCAGGTTCCATTGATTCCACATAAATCTGATAAGAACCACTCGGTTCATAAAGTGAAATTCTTCCTTTGACGAGAACTTTCATTCCTTCTTCGGGCTGAAATTTAACTTTACTAAAATTAGACTTAAACATAATTGCTGAAATCTTAGCTTTATCATCTTTTAATGAAAAATATTGATGGGCATTAGGACGCATTCGGAAATTGGATATCTCGCCCATCAAATAGACGTGTCCCAAATAAGGGTCCACGTCAAATTTTCTCTTCAAGTATTGTGTTAAAGCTGTAACGGTTAAATACTGTTCATTATCCATTTGCCCTGCCTTCGGCTAATTCGATCACTTGATCTACTAATGCAGTGATGGTCATTGGACCAACCCCACCGGGAACTGGAGTAATCATTGAAACCTTGTCTTTAACATCTTCAAAATCGACGTCACCACAAAGTTTCCCCTGATCGTCTCGGTCCATTCCAACATCGACTACAATTGCTTGATCTTTTACGTAATCTTTCTTGATAAATTTAGCTTGCCCAATGGCAACTACCAATACATCAGCCTTACTTGTTATTTCTTTGAGGTTCTTAGTATGAGAATGTGTGATTGTTACGGTAGCATTTCGATCCAACATTAATGCAGCAGTCGGTTTACCTACAATATTGCTTCGACCAACAATTACAACATTTTTTCCATCAAGGTCGACATTATAATGATCCAACATCATTAAAATACCTGAAGCAGTTGCTGGCTTAGTCAAAGGTGTTCCAATCCATAGATTTCCAACACTGATTGGTGTGAAACCATCGACATCTTTTCTAGGATCGATTGCTTCAATGACCTTGTCCTCATCAATATGATCAGGAACGGGTAATTGCACAATAAATCCATCAATTGTCGAATCGTTGTTTAATTCAGAAATTTTTTCCAATAATTCTTGTTCAGTAACGGTGGCATCGAAATGAATAAGTTGAAAATTGATTCCTAATTTTTCTGCGCGAC
This sequence is a window from Companilactobacillus alimentarius DSM 20249. Protein-coding genes within it:
- the rpoZ gene encoding DNA-directed RNA polymerase subunit omega translates to MIIYPSIDKLLDRVDSRYSLAVLAAKRAHQLENGDIELLNKYESPRTVGRALEEIADDKIEIDPNSILLEKEAEKIEEEKKEEDE
- a CDS encoding TlyA family RNA methyltransferase, which gives rise to MAKKRIDVLLVEQNLFESREQAKRSVMAGEVYNQDNLRFDKPGEKVDPDTIFHLAKNAHSKYVSRGGYKLEKALKSFDIDLTDKICLDIGSSTGGFTDVALQNGAQKVYALDVGYNQLAWKLRKDDRVVVMERVNFRYSKPDDFHEGLPQFAMTDVSFISLELILPPMFNIILPGSDAVCLIKPQFEAGPENVGKHGIVRDHKVHKMVLEKITNFAKEAGFIVSGLDFSPIKGGEGNIEFLMHIQKPEQKQAGKILDSVSVEKTMEAAYANLNK
- the gmk gene encoding guanylate kinase — translated: MSTRGMLIVLSGPSGVGKGTVRKAMLKNSSIKFDYSVSMTTRQMRPGEVDGVDYYFRTNEEFEEEIKNGGMLEYAKYVDHYYGTPLKYVNQKLDAGIDVLLEIEVNGAMQVREKMPDGVFIFLTPPDLTSLRDRITNRGTDDEKTIDKRMVQAKNEIEMMTSYDYAVVNDKIPNAVEKIEGIIRSEHLRVPRVIDKYKKIIGD
- a CDS encoding bifunctional 5,10-methylenetetrahydrofolate dehydrogenase/5,10-methenyltetrahydrofolate cyclohydrolase → MELLEGKKVAAALDETMTQRVAALKKKSVTPGLAVILVGDNSASAVYVRNKKRRAEKLGINFQLIHFDATVTEQELLEKISELNNDSTIDGFIVQLPVPDHIDEDKVIEAIDPRKDVDGFTPISVGNLWIGTPLTKPATASGILMMLDHYNVDLDGKNVVIVGRSNIVGKPTAALMLDRNATVTITHSHTKNLKEITSKADVLVVAIGQAKFIKKDYVKDQAIVVDVGMDRDDQGKLCGDVDFEDVKDKVSMITPVPGGVGPMTITALVDQVIELAEGRANG
- the fmt gene encoding methionyl-tRNA formyltransferase is translated as MTKVIFLGTPEFSATVFRGLLKEGYDIIAAVTQPDKPVGRKQKLQKSPVKLIAEDEHIKLFQPAKLSGSPEVAELKELQADLIITAAYGQFLPTSFLNSAKVAAINVHGSLLPKYRGGAPIQWSLLNGDKETGITIMYMVKGMDAGDIISQEKLTIEKTDDNGSLFEKLAIVGRELLLDTIPKILSGDIKPIKQDPEKVVFSPNITKDQEHLDFTKPAETIFNQIRALSPDPGAWVMLNGQRTKLYQTEVETIDTQLPTGSIYDLGKKRLVIVAGDKKGLSIKRIQPAGKKIMDIANYMNGLGKDLKKGQQIIDEK
- the priA gene encoding primosomal protein N', giving the protein MTVAEIIVDVPTMQTNRPFEYSIPEALNDVVVPGMRVEVPFGRGKRKIQGFVMKTKDQSDFKGKLKPISRVIDLKPVLSNEMLQLSYWLADKTYSFQISCLQTMLPSVMRAKYKQYAIPLDKTDPEVLNLFQGQATFEITNSLTDSQIRLINRLRKNEKIDLRYVVENKAQQIKRQAVMTDLNIIQLHEAKNELRGNAKSQVKLLDFLIQHLNDLPVEMSELQKNFGIARSAIKTAEKNKLLKIVEVTKLRKPEGINPEKTTKLELTDEQQVAVDQIGQAISREQPETFLIEGVTGSGKTEVYLQTIEKALQQDKTALMLVPEISLTPQMVNRVVGRFGNQVAVLHSGLSSGERYDEWTRIENGDVKVVVGARSAVFAPLQRIGLIIIDEEHEASYKQDDNPRYNARDVALWRSKVNHCPVVLGSATPSLESRARAEKGVYHLIRMKKRINNQNLPHVQIVDMRDAENSSIKGDFSPVLKNNLQATLENHDQAIILLNRRGYSSFMMCRECGFVLKCPNCDVSLTYHKDLGKMKCHYCGHEEPVPNSCPNCRSKKIGFYGTGTQNIEQQLNDLFPEARVLRMDVDTTRRKGAHAKILQKFGSHQADILLGTQMIAKGLDFPDVTLVGVINADTTLSLADFRASERTFQLLTQVSGRAGRAKKTGRVVIQTFNPDHYAIKDAAKQDYETFFKQEMYLRHQSNYTPYYFTTLISVANKDEGQTLKQSYWLKKQLQTALSKDAILLGPSPTMISRKQNKYYYQIIVKYKHEPKLHDKLLEILNETQADAKKGFTIAIDNEPQHID
- a CDS encoding polyprenyl synthetase family protein, producing the protein MEIKNFSDFCEQVLPDFNKFLDTKLRTEIKQDTLRDAMLYSLDAGGKRVRPMLFLAVAYSCGIKQENLSKMYDIAGAIELVHTYSLIHDDLPEMDDSDYRRGKLANHKKFGVGPAVLAGDGLLTQAFYWIAKSSLDTDKRMAAVRILAHNAGPMGMVAGQMTDITMENKVLNEEELTTLHKEKTADLITAAVTIGAFCANHELSSRLVQYANDIGLAFQLKDDLNDADDGEDNSKNTFPNLIGKEATKTKLNDLVKDALNSVLKETEFDKNLLVSFLDYFKE
- a CDS encoding exodeoxyribonuclease VII small subunit, yielding MAEKKKTFEENLADLEAIVTNLESGNVPLEEAMEKFKKGVTLSKELEKTLSDAEETVTKVMIKDGEEINIKKDQDKDQD
- the recN gene encoding DNA repair protein RecN is translated as MLKKLIINNFAIINKLQIDFKSGMTALTGETGAGKSIIIDALGLLVGSRSSIDFIRTGQEQLNVQGLFEVRSSSPIFAILDEYGIVHDDNQIIIKREINRKGRNVCRLNNELVKTNVLRQVGKFLVEIHGQNQQQELLDEENHINILDRFADDGFQQDLVEYGRIFETYQAKKSRLRMIQKNSQNLAQRIDMLKFQIEDIDSAQVTEGEDDKLEDEKNQLSNFEKISSALQESYRGLSENNVGVVDALGNVRNQLEEIMDYDKSYKELYDSVNGAYYQLQDNAATIADQLENLDFDENRLDNIQKRLITLDNLKKKYGPTLDEVIEFDKKAHDELKKIDIDDDTEDKLTQEIAQAQANLLELGKSLSKKRHKTATALEKSINHQLKDLYMPDAKFDVSFRSLDDDNLSNKGIDQIQFNLKTNVGEDYKPLVKVASGGELSRVILAFEAIIAEKMNVETIVFDEIDTGVSGRVAQAIGDKIYKVSQFLQVLCITHLPQVAAMSDIQFEIKKETVKDKTETKVSLLNDLQRIEAISLMLAGTKVTDLTRKHAQELLELAEGEQKRLD
- the xseA gene encoding exodeoxyribonuclease VII large subunit, whose amino-acid sequence is MDNEQYLTVTALTQYLKRKFDVDPYLGHVYLMGEISNFRMRPNAHQYFSLKDDKAKISAIMFKSNFSKVKFQPEEGMKVLVKGRISLYEPSGSYQIYVESMEPDGLGALYLAFEQLKKKLAQQGVFDLPKKAIPQFPKRIAVVTSQSGAVIHDIMTTVQRRFPIVQIVLYPAQVQGQEAAPTIVKQLERINENGNYDTIIIGRGGGSIEDLWPFNEEIVAQAIVQSKIPVISSVGHETDTTIADLVADLRAATPTAAAELATPVLRDVLAHLQDLNMRLYNAQTKIIGNYKDRVDSLAKNVFLQHPERIYEVYLQKVDYLQDKLQQNFANSLSRSKTELIQYANRLVQSSPRDQIYSYGNQVNRLYQILINNVNKVINKNRNIFNSEVASLDSLSPLKTLSRGFAIPVDKSGKVLRDVTDYQVDQEVDLRVKNGNVKLVTKEVSEDKNG